In Halobacteriovorax marinus SJ, the following proteins share a genomic window:
- a CDS encoding S8 family serine peptidase, giving the protein MNKKITQLLSIALISMSCNKAPATEAPTTNNSGNRSIQKLSCTTPSIANNFDIDSCAIDACEIAGGEYTQNGCECQSGETFIMEEEPKCVSYTKSVGVNRREKEEHEYINYSSFTEDDLYSIDIYNYDVENEVEDLFLPNFVAPNFLTLRYLNPAKTIAKKFVDNARKNPNIFIRKTFGDISPIESIRFNEYSELSFEAPFYDYISHVMDTDFEASERYYFSEKGCLEHCKKSMSFDFDQIIAKRTREYFKGILAFDYIEIRNREEFILSAKVDLLARTILTLNKGNADSLKVKYTLFPFSMQTSGESLESIIDENEDLQVKKVKRYNWGNVILCDNGVLPNDKNLSRDINLERGPNDNSLYGWLDQVRDQSDFYNGAINIDQLASGVKGASEHGRSVVNYMKMVNVASISLNSCLGDFDNWVNNTFEHDYKVVNYSYSDYLDNKACLSNHHWNKVKKHPKAKRMLWVFAAGNEKSYLTPETATLCPQNIVTRDTNALIVGASPEFGGVTNRGKTFVDLFADAPSTSTATAIVSSLAANLLKLYPSLSVSDVKRALLASVEDTGLSSRTGGVLDKDLAYKAAKEINKNRNINNLDLLREVHCNGRRYFCKVDESWEERF; this is encoded by the coding sequence ATGAATAAGAAAATTACACAACTCCTCTCAATTGCTCTTATAAGTATGAGCTGTAATAAGGCGCCGGCAACAGAGGCACCTACGACGAATAATAGCGGTAATAGAAGCATTCAAAAGCTAAGTTGTACGACACCTTCTATAGCAAATAACTTTGATATCGACTCTTGCGCCATAGACGCCTGTGAAATTGCAGGTGGAGAGTATACGCAGAATGGTTGTGAGTGCCAAAGTGGAGAGACTTTCATAATGGAAGAGGAACCTAAGTGTGTTTCTTATACAAAGTCAGTTGGTGTAAATAGAAGAGAAAAAGAAGAGCATGAGTATATTAACTATTCAAGCTTTACTGAAGACGATTTATATTCAATTGATATATATAATTATGATGTAGAAAATGAAGTGGAGGATTTATTCCTTCCAAATTTTGTTGCACCAAATTTTCTTACTCTAAGATATCTTAATCCAGCTAAGACAATAGCAAAGAAATTTGTAGATAATGCCAGAAAGAATCCTAATATCTTCATTAGAAAGACTTTTGGAGATATCTCCCCTATTGAATCTATTCGCTTTAATGAATACTCTGAGCTCTCTTTTGAAGCACCTTTCTATGACTATATTTCTCATGTTATGGATACTGATTTTGAGGCCAGTGAGCGCTATTATTTCTCTGAAAAAGGATGTCTTGAGCATTGCAAGAAGTCCATGAGCTTTGACTTTGATCAAATCATTGCCAAGAGAACGAGAGAATACTTTAAGGGGATCCTTGCTTTTGACTATATCGAAATTAGAAATCGTGAGGAGTTCATTCTCTCTGCTAAGGTAGATCTACTTGCTAGAACTATTCTTACTCTCAATAAGGGCAATGCTGATTCCCTTAAAGTAAAATACACATTATTCCCGTTCTCAATGCAGACAAGTGGTGAGTCGCTAGAGAGCATTATAGATGAAAATGAAGACCTTCAAGTAAAGAAGGTTAAAAGATATAACTGGGGTAACGTCATTCTCTGTGACAATGGTGTTCTTCCTAATGACAAGAATCTAAGTAGAGATATAAACTTAGAGAGAGGGCCAAATGATAACTCTCTCTACGGTTGGCTTGACCAGGTTAGAGATCAGTCAGATTTCTACAATGGAGCTATTAATATTGATCAACTTGCTTCTGGTGTGAAAGGAGCCTCTGAGCACGGAAGATCTGTTGTAAACTATATGAAAATGGTCAACGTTGCCTCAATCAGTCTAAATAGTTGCTTAGGTGACTTTGATAATTGGGTCAATAATACTTTTGAACATGACTATAAAGTTGTTAATTACTCATACTCTGATTACCTAGATAATAAGGCATGCCTATCTAATCACCATTGGAATAAGGTAAAGAAACACCCAAAGGCCAAGAGAATGTTATGGGTCTTTGCTGCTGGTAATGAGAAGTCTTACCTTACTCCTGAGACAGCAACTCTATGCCCTCAAAATATTGTAACAAGAGATACCAACGCTCTTATAGTTGGAGCATCTCCAGAATTTGGTGGTGTCACAAATAGAGGAAAGACATTTGTTGATCTCTTTGCTGACGCTCCATCAACATCGACTGCTACGGCCATCGTGAGTTCTCTAGCTGCAAATCTGTTGAAGCTCTATCCATCACTAAGTGTATCTGATGTAAAAAGAGCCCTACTAGCATCAGTTGAAGATACTGGTCTTAGCTCTAGAACTGGTGGAGTACTAGATAAAGATCTTGCCTACAAAGCTGCAAAAGAAATTAATAAGAATAGAAATATTAACAATCTAGATCTTCTTAGAGAAGTTCACTGTAACGGTAGAAGATACTTCTGCAAGGTGGATGAGTCATGGGAAGAGAGATTTTAA
- a CDS encoding Hint domain-containing protein: protein MTTKKLLTSALLLLSVNSMAAGGFAEARCSSWGDNLNQPQASQRWKWAMKCDVANSRLLWTYREYTAPDGSKRPAYPIYGVLHEDFRKDPTNPLRWFPPKSESADCYIPENYEIVGFCAGGCYTADQMILVNNREFSIKDMQDTNMKSVMTLDEDSALGSIKTKNGKVFSYMKSIVSGTHPVIRLETESGKKLEVTLEHPLIDNHGSYISAQDLKVGSMILNEFGEGERVTSVEKTEIEGKVYNLRTDGSKESDRIIVAGGLLNGDLTIQQRKANKANQVLLRKKMIRGELIK, encoded by the coding sequence ATGACAACTAAGAAATTACTTACGAGTGCACTTCTCTTACTAAGTGTAAACTCCATGGCCGCAGGTGGCTTTGCTGAAGCGAGATGCTCAAGCTGGGGAGATAATTTAAACCAACCACAAGCTTCGCAGAGATGGAAGTGGGCCATGAAGTGTGATGTGGCCAATAGTAGATTGCTGTGGACATATAGAGAGTATACAGCACCAGATGGTTCAAAAAGACCTGCATACCCTATTTATGGTGTTCTTCATGAAGACTTTAGAAAAGACCCTACTAACCCTCTACGTTGGTTTCCACCTAAGAGCGAGTCAGCAGATTGTTATATTCCAGAAAATTACGAGATTGTAGGATTCTGTGCTGGTGGTTGCTACACAGCTGACCAGATGATTTTAGTTAATAATAGAGAGTTTTCAATCAAAGATATGCAAGACACAAATATGAAAAGTGTTATGACTCTCGATGAAGACTCAGCACTTGGTTCAATTAAGACTAAGAACGGAAAGGTATTTTCTTATATGAAGTCTATTGTTTCAGGAACTCATCCAGTCATAAGACTTGAGACAGAAAGTGGAAAGAAGCTTGAAGTGACTTTAGAGCACCCTCTTATTGATAATCATGGATCTTATATTAGCGCGCAGGACTTAAAAGTAGGTTCAATGATTCTCAATGAATTTGGTGAAGGCGAGAGAGTAACAAGTGTTGAAAAGACTGAAATCGAAGGAAAGGTCTACAACCTTAGAACTGATGGATCAAAAGAGTCGGACAGAATCATTGTTGCTGGTGGACTTTTAAATGGTGATCTCACTATCCAACAAAGAAAGGCCAATAAGGCAAACCAAGTTCTCCTAAGAAAGAAAATGATTCGTGGAGAATTAATTAAATAA